The following coding sequences lie in one Pseudomonas sp. SL4(2022) genomic window:
- a CDS encoding ABC transporter ATP-binding protein, translated as MDKFVELTQVGKHFGTKKGRFQALTDVNLSIVKGEFVTLIGHSGCGKSTVLNLIAGLLEASEGGLICNGREIDGPGPERGVVFQNHSLLPWMTCYGNVYLAVEKVFAGKESKAQLKERTEAALAMVGLSHATYKHPNEISGGMKQRVGIARALAMQPKVLLMDEPFGALDALTRAHLQDELLRIVGETHSTVVMVTHDVDEAVLLSDRIVMMTNGPAATVGDIVKVELARPRDRLTLANDPHYHAYRTAVLEFLYQRQQRPAA; from the coding sequence ATGGATAAATTCGTAGAGCTGACTCAGGTCGGCAAGCATTTCGGCACCAAGAAAGGCCGCTTCCAGGCCCTCACCGACGTCAACCTGAGCATTGTCAAGGGTGAGTTCGTCACCCTGATCGGCCATTCGGGTTGCGGTAAATCCACCGTGCTCAACCTGATCGCCGGCCTGCTCGAGGCCAGCGAAGGCGGTCTGATCTGCAACGGCCGCGAGATCGACGGTCCTGGCCCGGAGCGTGGCGTGGTGTTCCAGAACCACAGCCTGCTGCCCTGGATGACCTGCTACGGCAACGTCTACCTGGCGGTGGAAAAGGTCTTCGCCGGCAAGGAGAGCAAGGCCCAGCTCAAGGAGCGCACCGAAGCGGCGCTGGCCATGGTGGGCCTGAGCCACGCCACCTACAAGCACCCGAATGAAATCTCTGGCGGCATGAAGCAGCGCGTTGGCATCGCCCGCGCCCTGGCCATGCAGCCCAAGGTGCTGTTGATGGACGAACCCTTCGGCGCGCTGGACGCCCTGACCCGCGCGCACCTGCAGGACGAACTGCTGCGCATCGTCGGCGAAACCCACAGCACGGTGGTGATGGTCACCCACGATGTCGATGAGGCGGTGCTGCTCTCCGATCGCATCGTGATGATGACCAACGGCCCGGCTGCGACCGTGGGCGATATCGTCAAGGTCGAGCTGGCGCGCCCACGGGATCGCCTGACCCTGGCCAATGACCCGCACTACCACGCCTACCGCACCGCCGTGCTGGAGTTTCTCTACCAGCGCCAGCAACGCCCGGCAGCCTAG
- a CDS encoding transcriptional regulator, whose protein sequence is MLDVLQLKHSVNRMPLEKVRATVNELQLEGIVTEGKTPFSRVHFNTCFAEIEALLQRAGYHRQLDVVGYQGLTYAMFDPSRWEAVEVLRWLKEFVEETQGKSLSR, encoded by the coding sequence ATGCTCGACGTACTGCAGCTGAAACACAGCGTAAACCGCATGCCCTTGGAAAAAGTCCGGGCCACCGTCAATGAATTGCAGCTTGAAGGCATCGTCACCGAGGGCAAAACGCCGTTTTCCCGGGTGCACTTCAACACCTGTTTTGCCGAGATCGAAGCCTTGCTGCAGCGTGCCGGCTATCACCGTCAGCTGGATGTGGTCGGCTACCAGGGCCTGACCTACGCCATGTTCGACCCCTCGCGCTGGGAGGCGGTGGAAGTGCTGCGCTGGCTCAAGGAGTTTGTCGAGGAAACTCAGGGCAAATCGCTGTCCCGCTAA
- the ntrB gene encoding nitrate ABC transporter permease: MNAPLKTPLPLPAPTSKASRLVLPGVTALSSLLKAVVPPLLGIALFIGVWALIASKSEGLPGPVSTWAAALELFANPFYDNGPNDMGIGWNILHSLGRVSIGFGLAALVGIPLGFAIGRFAFLASMLSPIISLLRPVSPLAWLPIGLLVFEAAGPASIWVIFISSIWPIILNTAAGVSSVPQDYLNVARVLKLSEFKVLTRILFPAVLPHLMTGIRLAIGVAWLVIVAAEMLTGGTGLGFWVWDEWNNLNVEHILIAIIIVGLVGLALEQLLLLLAKRFDYAS, encoded by the coding sequence ATGAACGCACCACTGAAAACCCCATTGCCCTTGCCTGCGCCAACAAGCAAAGCGTCACGCCTGGTGCTGCCAGGCGTGACGGCGCTGAGCAGCCTGCTCAAGGCGGTTGTGCCGCCATTACTCGGCATCGCACTGTTTATTGGCGTGTGGGCGCTGATTGCGAGCAAAAGCGAGGGTCTGCCAGGCCCAGTCAGTACCTGGGCGGCGGCACTGGAGCTGTTTGCCAACCCCTTCTATGACAACGGCCCGAATGACATGGGCATCGGCTGGAATATCCTGCATTCGCTGGGCCGCGTCAGTATCGGCTTTGGTTTGGCGGCGTTGGTGGGCATTCCGCTGGGCTTTGCCATCGGCCGCTTTGCTTTCTTGGCCAGCATGCTCTCGCCGATCATCAGCCTGCTGCGTCCGGTTTCGCCGCTGGCTTGGCTACCGATTGGTCTGCTGGTGTTCGAAGCGGCTGGCCCGGCGTCGATCTGGGTGATTTTCATCAGCTCAATCTGGCCGATCATCCTCAACACCGCCGCCGGTGTGTCCAGCGTGCCGCAGGATTATCTGAACGTGGCGCGGGTGCTCAAGCTCTCGGAGTTCAAGGTGCTCACACGCATCCTGTTTCCCGCCGTGTTGCCACACCTGATGACCGGCATTCGCCTGGCCATTGGCGTGGCCTGGCTGGTAATTGTCGCCGCCGAGATGCTCACCGGCGGCACGGGCCTGGGTTTCTGGGTGTGGGATGAGTGGAACAACCTCAACGTCGAACACATCCTGATCGCCATCATCATCGTCGGCCTGGTCGGCCTGGCTTTGGAGCAACTGCTGTTGCTGCTGGCCAAACGTTTCGACTACGCCAGCTAA
- a CDS encoding alpha/beta hydrolase, translating into MKLGRLSIGALLMLLCLVDVQAQGLRDALSDRRSAKSAAQLGAELLADLPYGTHARQRLDVYRPLKAKSAPILLMVHGGAWDKGDKRMDRVVENKLARWLPQGYLFVSVNYRLIPDAMPVQQAEDIAQALSYVQQHATGWGGDPQRVVLLGHSAGAHLVSLLSAAPEIGQAYAVKPWLGTVALDSAAFDVERIMRDRHYRLYDKAFGQDPAYWRAASPVRRLQQAGAPMLAVCSSKREEACRQAQGFAKRGSELGMQVTVLPLALSHGEINAQLGMPGAYTDAVETFFQRIGATPAP; encoded by the coding sequence ATGAAACTCGGACGATTGAGCATCGGCGCGCTGCTGATGCTGTTGTGCTTAGTGGATGTGCAGGCACAGGGGCTGCGCGATGCCCTGAGTGATCGACGCAGTGCCAAGAGCGCCGCGCAGCTTGGCGCAGAGCTGTTGGCCGATCTGCCTTATGGCACGCATGCGCGTCAGCGTCTGGATGTGTACCGCCCACTAAAGGCCAAGTCGGCACCGATTCTGCTGATGGTGCACGGCGGCGCCTGGGACAAGGGCGACAAACGCATGGACCGGGTGGTTGAGAACAAACTGGCGCGCTGGTTACCCCAGGGGTATCTGTTTGTCTCGGTGAACTATCGCCTGATTCCGGATGCGATGCCCGTGCAACAGGCCGAGGACATAGCCCAGGCGCTGAGCTACGTCCAGCAACATGCAACAGGCTGGGGTGGGGACCCGCAGCGCGTGGTGCTGTTGGGGCATTCGGCAGGTGCGCATTTGGTCAGCCTGCTCAGTGCTGCTCCTGAGATTGGCCAGGCTTATGCTGTAAAACCCTGGTTGGGCACTGTGGCACTCGACAGTGCGGCGTTTGATGTTGAACGCATTATGCGCGACAGGCACTACCGCCTGTATGACAAGGCGTTTGGCCAGGACCCGGCCTATTGGCGTGCTGCATCGCCCGTGCGGCGTTTGCAGCAAGCAGGCGCACCAATGCTGGCCGTCTGCTCCAGCAAACGCGAAGAAGCATGCCGTCAGGCGCAGGGCTTTGCCAAGCGAGGCAGTGAGTTGGGTATGCAGGTCACGGTATTGCCACTGGCGTTGTCGCACGGCGAGATCAATGCGCAATTAGGCATGCCGGGCGCCTACACCGATGCAGTGGAAACCTTCTTCCAGCGCATCGGTGCGACGCCTGCGCCCTAG
- a CDS encoding thioesterase family protein, whose translation MARLKLEFPEDQFCYSTHLTVRVTDINAANHLGNDSMISMISEARARFLFEFGIVETQEDGTGIIVTDLATTYRAEAHARDQLLFEVGVMDFNKYGGDITFRITRPADGNLVAMAKSGFVFFNYKLGKVVPMPASFSTTFSKVNWLDQP comes from the coding sequence ATGGCCCGCCTGAAACTTGAGTTCCCCGAAGACCAGTTCTGCTACAGCACCCACCTGACGGTGCGGGTGACCGACATTAACGCGGCCAATCACCTGGGCAACGACTCGATGATTTCGATGATTTCCGAAGCCCGGGCACGTTTTCTGTTCGAGTTCGGCATCGTCGAAACCCAGGAAGATGGCACTGGCATCATCGTCACCGACCTGGCCACTACCTACCGCGCCGAAGCCCATGCCCGCGACCAGTTGCTATTCGAGGTCGGGGTGATGGATTTCAACAAATATGGTGGCGATATCACCTTTCGCATTACCCGCCCAGCCGATGGCAACCTGGTGGCCATGGCCAAGTCCGGCTTTGTCTTTTTCAACTACAAATTGGGTAAAGTGGTGCCGATGCCAGCGTCCTTCAGCACGACCTTCAGCAAGGTCAACTGGCTGGACCAGCCATAG
- a CDS encoding CmpA/NrtA family ABC transporter substrate-binding protein: MTDRDSKALSLHSRRNFLRTSIAVAGTLGGVAALGLSAPASLRSVAWAAGSDAPEKAALKVGFIPLTDCASVVVAATQGFGEKYGLTITPSKEASWAGVRDKLNTGELDAAHVLYGMMYGAQLGIAGPQKDMAVLMGLNQNGQAITLSKQLKEAGVTNGAQLAEHVKKGGNPLTFAQTFPTGTHAMWLYYWLASLGINPMSDVKTIVVPPPQMVANMRVGNMDGFCVGEPWGARAIADKIGFTAVTTQQIWPDHPEKVLGATRTFIEQYPNAARALIMAVLDASQFIEASEENRKSTAKLISGKAYVNAPVKVIEPRFLSQYEDGLGNSWKDDHAMAFCKNGTVNFPYHSDGMWFMTQFKRWGLIKEDPNYPVVAAGVNQVALYKEAASALNIPVPASSLRSSMLIDGNVWNGSEPAAYANSFAIKA; the protein is encoded by the coding sequence ATGACTGATCGTGATTCGAAGGCCCTAAGCCTGCACAGCCGCCGTAACTTTCTGAGAACCTCGATAGCTGTCGCCGGCACCTTAGGTGGTGTCGCCGCCCTTGGCCTGAGCGCACCCGCTTCGCTGCGCAGCGTGGCCTGGGCCGCCGGCTCCGATGCACCGGAAAAGGCTGCGCTGAAAGTTGGTTTTATTCCGCTGACCGACTGCGCCTCGGTCGTAGTCGCAGCTACTCAGGGCTTTGGCGAGAAATACGGCCTGACCATCACCCCGAGTAAAGAAGCCTCCTGGGCCGGTGTGCGCGACAAACTGAATACCGGCGAGCTGGATGCCGCCCACGTGCTGTACGGCATGATGTATGGCGCGCAGCTGGGCATCGCCGGGCCGCAGAAGGATATGGCGGTACTGATGGGCCTGAACCAGAACGGCCAGGCCATCACCCTCTCCAAACAGCTCAAAGAGGCCGGCGTCACCAACGGTGCACAACTGGCCGAGCATGTGAAAAAAGGCGGAAACCCGCTGACTTTCGCCCAGACTTTCCCCACCGGTACCCACGCCATGTGGCTGTATTACTGGCTGGCGAGCCTGGGCATCAACCCGATGAGCGATGTGAAAACCATCGTCGTGCCACCACCGCAGATGGTCGCCAATATGCGCGTCGGCAATATGGACGGCTTCTGCGTCGGTGAGCCCTGGGGCGCGCGGGCGATTGCCGACAAGATTGGTTTCACCGCCGTCACGACTCAGCAGATCTGGCCGGATCACCCGGAAAAGGTCCTCGGTGCCACCCGCACTTTTATCGAGCAATACCCCAACGCGGCCCGCGCGCTGATCATGGCGGTGCTGGACGCCAGCCAGTTTATCGAAGCCAGCGAGGAAAACCGTAAGAGCACGGCCAAGTTGATTTCCGGCAAGGCCTACGTCAATGCACCGGTCAAGGTGATCGAGCCGCGCTTCCTCAGCCAGTATGAGGACGGCCTGGGCAACAGCTGGAAAGACGATCACGCCATGGCCTTCTGCAAGAACGGCACGGTGAACTTCCCGTATCACTCCGACGGCATGTGGTTTATGACCCAATTCAAGCGTTGGGGCCTGATCAAGGAAGACCCGAATTACCCCGTCGTCGCCGCCGGGGTCAACCAGGTTGCGCTGTACAAAGAAGCCGCCAGTGCGTTGAACATCCCTGTGCCGGCCAGCTCGCTGCGTAGCAGCATGCTGATCGACGGCAACGTATGGAATGGCTCCGAGCCAGCTGCCTATGCCAACTCTTTTGCGATTAAAGCCTGA